Genomic segment of Prosthecobacter debontii:
CGGGCTCTTCAATCTCCTCACCATGGGAACAGAAGACGCTGGCTGCGAGGGCCATGATCATGATCACGGCAGCCCAGATGGCAAATCTGGAGGCTCTCATAAACACGAGTGCTGCGGTCACGACCACAAGCATGAGCACAACCACGCTCACAACGGCTGTTGCGACCATGACCATGATCACGAGCACCATCATGCGCATGCTCATGATCACAAGCCCACCTGCGGTCATGACCATGGACACGATCACAAAGAAGGTTGCTGCGGGCATGATCACGACCATCGCCCCCACGCACATGAAGACCATTCGCATGCCGGTGGTTGCTGTGGGCACGACCATTCACCCTCCCACGAAGCCCATGGCCATGGCATCCTCGAAGAGAGCGGCTGGACAGGGCGCATGGTGGCGATTCTGATCCTTTTCGCTCCGATCACTTGGGCTGCCTTCAAAACGCCTGATCGCTTCAGCGCCTACGCGGTGATGAACAAGGGCGTTTACAATCAGAACTACGGCTCTACCGCTCGGGCTGACGAGTTCACTCTGCGCGGCAACGAAGCCAAACCCAACCGCGCAACACCCCAACCTGTGCCGATGCCCGACACACCCCTTCCGGCACCGGAGAAGTTCAACGATGCTACTGAAGTAGTCAAAGCAGATGCCGCCAAACCGAAGGAAGCGCAAAGCTATGGCAGCTTCACTTTAGAGGATCTGAAGCAGCAGGTACCGCAAAACAGCAAAGGTGAATTCGTCCTCGAAGTGCCAGAGATCTACTACAC
This window contains:
- a CDS encoding TIGR03943 family putative permease subunit; the encoded protein is MSGTRTLVHLISVSILFVWSAILLYFHYSGRVNQYLPGDGIFRPMVLVTGIGLAVIGLFNLLTMGTEDAGCEGHDHDHGSPDGKSGGSHKHECCGHDHKHEHNHAHNGCCDHDHDHEHHHAHAHDHKPTCGHDHGHDHKEGCCGHDHDHRPHAHEDHSHAGGCCGHDHSPSHEAHGHGILEESGWTGRMVAILILFAPITWAAFKTPDRFSAYAVMNKGVYNQNYGSTARADEFTLRGNEAKPNRATPQPVPMPDTPLPAPEKFNDATEVVKADAAKPKEAQSYGSFTLEDLKQQVPQNSKGEFVLEVPEIYYTGGDIEVQKVITGQPIETTAQILPEKVNNADGHRVRIFRMLVQCCAADARPYSVPVDFGKKAPDFKEMTWVKISGTMSYEKEGDQTVPVINATHVEETTAPENTMIY